A single Actinomadura algeriensis DNA region contains:
- a CDS encoding PhoH family protein: MATTSARRPGQSGVNSGTPVPDRRTYVLDTSVLLADPGAMTRFAEHEVVLPIVVISELEAKRHHPELGYFARQALRTLDDLRLAHGRLDEPLPIEGPDGDVGGTIRVELNHSDPSVLPDGFRLGDNDTRILSVAGWLAREGRDVVLVSKDLPMRVKASAVGLAAEEYRAELAVVESGWTGMRELELPGGVVDDLFEAGAADIEEARDLPCHTGLRLLSERGSALGRTLPDKSVKLVRGDREVFGLRGRSAEQRIALDLLMDEDVGIVSLGGRAGTGKSALALCAGLEAVLERRRHRKVVVFRPLYAVGGQELGYLPGSENEKMSPWAQAVYDTLSAVTTPDVIEEVLDRGMLEVLPLTHIRGRSLHDSFVIVDEAQSLERGVLLTVLSRIGAGSRVVLTHDVAQRDNLRVGRHDGVAAVVERLKGHPLFAHMTLTRSERSPIAELVTDMLGDVTG, translated from the coding sequence GTGGCCACAACCTCCGCGCGCCGTCCCGGCCAGTCCGGGGTCAACTCCGGAACGCCCGTTCCGGATCGGCGCACGTACGTCCTCGACACCAGCGTCCTGCTCGCCGACCCGGGGGCGATGACCCGGTTCGCCGAGCACGAGGTCGTACTCCCCATCGTCGTCATCTCCGAGCTCGAGGCCAAGCGGCACCATCCCGAGCTCGGGTACTTCGCCCGGCAGGCGCTGCGCACCCTGGACGACCTGCGGCTCGCGCACGGCCGGCTGGACGAGCCGCTGCCGATCGAGGGCCCGGACGGCGACGTCGGCGGCACCATCCGCGTCGAGCTGAACCACTCCGACCCGAGCGTCCTGCCGGACGGCTTCCGGCTCGGCGACAACGACACCCGGATCCTGTCGGTGGCCGGGTGGCTCGCGCGCGAGGGCCGCGACGTCGTCCTGGTCTCCAAGGACCTGCCGATGCGGGTGAAGGCGTCCGCCGTCGGCCTGGCCGCCGAGGAGTACCGCGCCGAGCTCGCCGTCGTCGAGTCCGGCTGGACCGGGATGCGGGAGCTGGAGCTCCCCGGCGGCGTCGTCGACGACCTGTTCGAGGCGGGCGCCGCCGACATCGAGGAGGCGCGCGACCTGCCGTGCCACACCGGGCTCCGGCTGCTGAGCGAGCGCGGTTCGGCGCTCGGCCGCACGCTGCCGGACAAGTCGGTGAAGCTCGTGCGGGGCGACCGGGAGGTGTTCGGGCTGCGCGGCCGGTCCGCCGAGCAGCGGATCGCGCTCGACCTGCTCATGGACGAGGACGTCGGCATCGTCTCGCTCGGCGGCCGCGCGGGCACCGGCAAGTCCGCGCTGGCGCTGTGCGCGGGCCTGGAGGCCGTCCTGGAGCGGCGGCGGCACCGCAAGGTCGTCGTCTTCCGCCCGCTGTACGCGGTCGGCGGGCAGGAGCTCGGCTACCTGCCCGGCTCGGAGAACGAGAAGATGTCGCCCTGGGCGCAGGCCGTCTACGACACGCTCTCGGCGGTCACGACCCCGGACGTCATCGAGGAGGTCCTCGACCGGGGGATGCTGGAGGTGCTCCCGCTCACCCACATCCGCGGGCGGTCGCTGCACGACTCGTTCGTCATCGTCGACGAGGCGCAGTCGCTCGAACGCGGCGTCCTGCTCACCGTCCTGTCGCGCATCGGCGCGGGCTCGCGGGTGGTGCTGACGCACGACGTCGCGCAGCGCGACAACCTGCGGGTCGGCCGGCACGACGGCGTCGCCGCGGTGGTGGAACGTTTGAAGGGCCACCCGCTCTTCGCGCACATGACGCTGACGCGTTCCGAGCGGTCGCCGATCGCCGAACTCGTGACCGACATGCTGGGGGACGTCACCGGATGA
- a CDS encoding aggregation-promoting factor C-terminal-like domain-containing protein: MSGDRPGSPRRDERQHFGPRPHEDDVRVAGPSPADDPGTAGQGVPGGDTLGFAPVPGGPQDAQSTRSADPNDTAWDIPVTAEPVDDLAGAPREERSTGSRRPARAGGRRRADKSRTDKGGARRNGLRAAAVAAGVAVVVGGGAVTAFALTGDGETTVEPAKPLADAAAPTPTIDPEVMQKLRHEKALERAAQEARRDGGEKLDLQAVGKPLPTKKPKPTKTPEKDDDDGGSGGGAPVSDPVPAGEAQAIAKAMMPDFGFGGDGQFGCLVKLWNKESSWNVHADNPYSDAYGIPQANPGSKMASAGPDWRNDARTQIKWGLGYIKDRHDTPCGAWNNFLNNGSY; this comes from the coding sequence TTGTCCGGAGACCGTCCCGGGTCCCCTAGGCGAGACGAACGACAGCACTTCGGCCCGCGCCCGCACGAGGACGACGTCCGCGTCGCCGGACCGTCCCCGGCGGACGACCCCGGGACCGCGGGGCAGGGCGTGCCGGGCGGCGACACACTCGGCTTCGCGCCCGTCCCCGGCGGGCCGCAGGACGCGCAGAGCACGCGGAGCGCGGACCCGAACGACACGGCATGGGACATTCCCGTCACCGCCGAGCCCGTCGACGACCTGGCCGGCGCGCCCCGCGAGGAGCGTTCCACCGGCTCGCGCCGCCCGGCCCGCGCGGGCGGCCGCCGCAGGGCCGACAAGAGCAGGACCGACAAGGGCGGGGCGCGCCGCAACGGGCTGCGAGCCGCCGCGGTGGCCGCGGGCGTGGCCGTCGTGGTCGGCGGCGGCGCCGTCACCGCGTTCGCGCTGACCGGCGACGGCGAGACGACCGTCGAGCCGGCCAAGCCGCTCGCCGACGCCGCCGCGCCCACCCCGACCATCGACCCGGAGGTCATGCAGAAGCTCCGGCACGAGAAGGCGCTCGAGCGGGCCGCCCAGGAGGCCCGCCGGGACGGCGGCGAGAAGCTCGACCTGCAGGCCGTCGGCAAGCCGCTCCCCACCAAGAAGCCGAAGCCGACGAAGACGCCGGAGAAGGACGACGACGACGGCGGGAGCGGCGGTGGCGCGCCCGTCTCCGACCCCGTCCCGGCGGGCGAGGCGCAGGCGATCGCCAAGGCGATGATGCCCGACTTCGGGTTCGGCGGCGACGGGCAGTTCGGCTGCCTGGTCAAGCTGTGGAACAAGGAGAGCAGCTGGAACGTCCACGCCGACAACCCCTACTCCGACGCGTACGGCATCCCGCAGGCCAACCCCGGCTCCAAGATGGCCAGCGCCGGACCCGACTGGCGCAACGACGCCCGCACCCAGATCAAGTGGGGCCTCGGCTACATCAAGGACCGCCACGACACCCCCTGCGGTGCCTGGAACAACTTCCTGAACAACGGCTCGTACTGA
- a CDS encoding class II fumarate hydratase — translation MSEQDFRIEHDSMGEVRVPASARWRAQTQRAVENFPISGRTLEPAHIAALGRIKAAAAVVNAELGVLEPDVAAAIADAAGEVAAGRWDDQFPIDVFQTGSGTSSNMNANEVVATLAEERLGRPVHPNDHVNASQSSNDVFPSSIHIAATGAVVDELVPALRHLRDALHAKSREFATVVKSGRTHLMDATPVTLGQEFGGYAAQMNHGVERLEAVLPRLAELPLGGTAVGTGINTPDGFAPRVIAEIARATGLPLTEARDHFEAQGARDGLVEASGALRTIAVSLTKIANDLRWMGSGPRAGLAEIRLPDLQPGSSIMPGKVNPVIPEAVTQVAAQVIGNDAAVAFGGASGSFELNVMLPMLARNVLESITLLANASRLLADRCVAGIEADADRMREYAESSPSIVTPLNRYLGYEEAAKVAKQALAERRTIREVVLERGHVDAGRLTLEQLDEALDVLKMTGAR, via the coding sequence ATGTCCGAGCAGGATTTCCGGATCGAGCACGACTCCATGGGGGAGGTCCGGGTTCCGGCGTCGGCCAGGTGGCGGGCGCAGACGCAGCGCGCGGTGGAGAACTTCCCCATCTCGGGACGGACGCTGGAGCCCGCGCACATCGCCGCGCTCGGCCGGATCAAGGCCGCGGCCGCGGTGGTGAACGCCGAGCTGGGCGTCCTGGAGCCGGACGTCGCGGCGGCGATCGCCGACGCGGCCGGGGAGGTCGCGGCGGGGAGATGGGACGACCAGTTCCCCATCGACGTGTTCCAGACGGGGTCCGGCACGTCGTCGAACATGAACGCCAACGAGGTGGTGGCGACGCTCGCGGAGGAGCGGCTGGGGCGTCCGGTGCACCCGAACGACCACGTGAACGCTTCTCAGTCGTCGAACGACGTGTTCCCGTCCTCGATCCACATCGCGGCCACCGGGGCCGTCGTGGACGAGCTGGTGCCCGCGCTGCGGCATCTGCGGGACGCGCTGCACGCGAAGTCGCGGGAGTTCGCGACCGTGGTGAAGTCGGGGCGCACGCATCTGATGGACGCCACGCCGGTCACCCTCGGCCAGGAGTTCGGCGGGTACGCGGCGCAGATGAACCACGGCGTGGAGCGGCTGGAGGCCGTCCTGCCGCGGCTGGCGGAGCTGCCGCTGGGCGGGACGGCGGTGGGCACCGGGATCAACACCCCGGACGGCTTCGCGCCGCGGGTGATCGCGGAGATCGCGCGGGCGACCGGGCTGCCGCTGACCGAGGCGCGCGACCATTTCGAGGCGCAGGGCGCGCGGGACGGGCTGGTGGAGGCGAGCGGGGCGCTGCGGACGATCGCGGTGAGCCTCACCAAGATCGCGAACGATCTGCGCTGGATGGGGTCGGGGCCACGGGCGGGGCTCGCGGAGATCCGGCTGCCGGACCTGCAGCCCGGTTCGTCGATCATGCCGGGCAAGGTGAACCCGGTGATCCCGGAGGCGGTGACGCAGGTCGCGGCGCAGGTCATCGGCAACGACGCGGCGGTGGCGTTCGGCGGCGCGTCCGGCAGCTTCGAGCTGAACGTCATGCTGCCGATGCTCGCGCGGAACGTGCTGGAGTCGATCACCCTGCTGGCGAACGCGTCGCGGCTGCTCGCGGACCGGTGCGTCGCGGGAATCGAGGCCGACGCCGACCGGATGCGCGAGTACGCCGAGTCGTCGCCGTCGATCGTGACGCCGCTGAACCGCTACCTCGGCTACGAGGAGGCGGCGAAGGTCGCCAAGCAGGCGCTGGCGGAGCGCCGGACGATCCGCGAGGTGGTGCTGGAGCGGGGCCACGTGGACGCCGGGCGGCTGACCCTCGAGCAGCTCGACGAGGCGCTGGACGTCCTGAAGATGACGGGCGCCCGCTGA
- a CDS encoding serine/threonine-protein kinase codes for MSQSERLVLATRYRLVSEIGQGANGTVWRGHDELLDRAVAIKELRLPEDLSEDDRVVFYRRTLREARAPAQLRTPSIVEVYDVVIEQGRPWIVMELIEAPSLEELIERSGPLPPDRVGHIGRKLLDALGTAHRAGIVHRDLKPSNVLLDGDRVVLTDFGLAFSSGSASLTKTGHFMGSPAYVAPEVAAGEKATPRSDLWSLGATLYAALEGRPPFERDNVMATLSALANESAPVPANAGTLGPVITGLLEKNPTRRLSHARAADRLERALSGPRSARRPATPRHRLTIVAALVAATVASCGVGATALVVGMMREGPDPSSTPAPSTTSAAAGAGAGAPADVASSTLMVRAKNDACKIFVSVPGEAMQVLADETLARGQARKYDQQRLNAVIYDSAACEVWVNGRHEPGGAPGERKSYTVTRTIGG; via the coding sequence ATGTCTCAGTCTGAGCGCCTCGTTCTCGCGACGCGCTATCGGCTGGTCTCGGAAATAGGCCAAGGTGCCAACGGCACCGTGTGGAGAGGCCACGACGAGCTCCTCGACCGCGCCGTCGCGATCAAGGAGCTGAGGCTCCCCGAGGACCTCTCCGAGGACGACCGGGTCGTCTTCTACCGCCGCACCCTGCGGGAGGCGCGCGCGCCCGCGCAGTTGCGGACGCCGTCGATCGTCGAGGTGTACGACGTCGTCATCGAGCAGGGGCGGCCCTGGATCGTGATGGAGCTGATCGAGGCGCCGAGCCTCGAGGAGCTCATCGAGCGGTCCGGCCCGCTGCCGCCCGACCGGGTCGGGCACATCGGCCGCAAGCTGCTGGACGCGCTCGGCACCGCCCATCGGGCGGGGATCGTGCACCGCGATCTGAAGCCGAGCAACGTCCTGCTGGACGGCGACCGGGTGGTGCTGACCGACTTCGGGCTGGCGTTCTCGTCGGGGTCGGCGAGCCTGACGAAGACGGGGCATTTCATGGGTTCCCCGGCGTACGTGGCGCCCGAGGTCGCGGCCGGGGAGAAGGCCACGCCGCGGTCGGACCTGTGGTCGCTGGGCGCGACGCTGTACGCGGCGCTGGAGGGCCGTCCGCCGTTCGAACGCGACAACGTGATGGCGACGCTGAGCGCGCTGGCGAACGAGTCGGCGCCGGTCCCGGCGAACGCGGGGACGCTCGGGCCCGTCATCACGGGGCTGCTGGAGAAGAACCCGACGCGGCGGCTCAGCCACGCGCGGGCGGCGGACCGGCTGGAGCGGGCGCTGTCGGGGCCGCGGTCGGCGCGGCGGCCGGCGACGCCGCGGCACCGGCTGACGATCGTGGCCGCGCTCGTGGCGGCGACCGTCGCGTCCTGCGGGGTGGGCGCCACCGCGCTGGTCGTCGGGATGATGCGGGAGGGGCCCGACCCCTCCTCGACGCCCGCGCCGTCCACGACGAGCGCGGCGGCGGGCGCGGGCGCGGGCGCCCCGGCGGACGTCGCGTCCAGCACGCTGATGGTGCGGGCCAAGAACGACGCCTGCAAGATCTTCGTGTCGGTGCCGGGCGAGGCGATGCAGGTGCTCGCCGACGAGACGCTGGCGCGCGGCCAGGCCCGCAAGTACGACCAGCAGCGGCTCAACGCGGTGATCTACGACTCGGCGGCGTGCGAGGTGTGGGTGAACGGACGGCACGAGCCGGGCGGCGCGCCGGGCGAGCGGAAGAGCTACACCGTGACGCGGACCATCGGGGGCTGA
- a CDS encoding fumarate hydratase, translating into MPEFSYTDLLPLGTDDTEYRLLTTEGVSTFEANGRTFLQVEPEALRLLTETAMRDIAHLLRPAHLTQLRKILDDPEASPNDRFVALDLLKNAGIASGGVLPMCQDTGTAIVMGKRGQHVLTDGRDEEHLSRGVYDAYTKLNLRYSQMAPVSMWDEKNTGSNLPAQIELYATPGDAYKFLFMAKGGGSANKSFLYQETKAVLNPKRMMSFLEEKIRSLGTAACPPYHLAIVVGGTSAEYALKTAKYASAHYLDTMPTEGSPLGHGFRDVELEQQVFELTQKLGIGAQFGGKYFCHDVRVIRLPRHGASCPVAIAVSCSADRQALAKITAEGVFLERLETDPAKHLPDTTDDQLDDQVVAIDLNRPMDEIRAELTKYPVKTRLSLTGPLVVARDIAHAKIKERLDAGEPMPQYLRDHAVYYAGPAKTPEGYASGSFGPTTAGRMDSYVEQFQAAGGSFVMLAKGNRSQQVTDACKTHGGFYLGSIGGPAARLAQDCIKKVEVLEYPELGMEAVWKIEVEDFPAFIVVDDKGDDFFADSSGPVLTIGRR; encoded by the coding sequence ATGCCTGAGTTCTCCTACACCGACCTGCTGCCGCTCGGGACGGACGACACCGAGTACCGCCTGCTCACCACCGAGGGCGTCTCCACCTTCGAGGCGAACGGACGAACGTTCCTGCAGGTCGAGCCGGAGGCGCTGCGGCTGCTCACCGAGACCGCGATGCGCGACATCGCGCACCTGCTGCGTCCCGCGCACCTCACGCAGCTCCGCAAGATCCTCGACGACCCGGAGGCGTCGCCGAACGACCGGTTCGTCGCGCTCGACCTGCTGAAGAACGCGGGCATCGCGTCCGGCGGCGTCCTGCCCATGTGCCAGGACACCGGGACCGCGATCGTGATGGGCAAGCGGGGCCAGCACGTCCTGACCGACGGCAGGGACGAGGAGCACCTCTCGCGCGGCGTGTACGACGCGTACACGAAGCTGAACCTGCGCTACTCGCAGATGGCGCCCGTCTCCATGTGGGACGAGAAGAACACCGGCAGCAACCTCCCCGCGCAGATCGAGCTGTACGCGACCCCGGGCGACGCCTACAAGTTCCTGTTCATGGCCAAGGGCGGCGGCAGCGCGAACAAGTCGTTCCTGTACCAGGAGACGAAGGCCGTCCTGAACCCCAAGCGGATGATGTCCTTCCTGGAGGAGAAGATCCGCTCCCTCGGCACCGCCGCGTGCCCCCCGTACCACCTGGCGATCGTCGTGGGCGGCACGTCCGCCGAGTACGCGCTGAAGACCGCGAAGTACGCGTCGGCGCACTACCTGGACACGATGCCGACCGAGGGTTCCCCCCTCGGCCACGGGTTCCGCGACGTGGAGCTGGAGCAGCAGGTGTTCGAGCTGACGCAGAAGCTCGGCATCGGCGCCCAGTTCGGCGGCAAGTACTTCTGCCACGACGTCCGCGTGATCCGGCTGCCCCGCCACGGCGCGTCCTGCCCGGTCGCGATCGCGGTCTCCTGCAGCGCCGACCGGCAGGCCCTCGCCAAGATCACCGCCGAGGGCGTCTTCCTGGAGCGCCTGGAGACCGACCCCGCCAAGCACCTCCCCGACACCACCGACGACCAGCTCGACGACCAGGTCGTGGCCATCGACCTGAACCGGCCGATGGACGAGATCCGCGCCGAGCTCACCAAGTACCCGGTCAAGACGCGGCTCTCCCTCACCGGCCCCCTCGTCGTCGCCCGCGACATCGCGCACGCCAAGATCAAGGAGCGCCTCGACGCGGGCGAGCCGATGCCGCAGTACCTGCGCGACCACGCCGTCTACTACGCCGGTCCGGCCAAGACGCCCGAGGGGTACGCGTCCGGCTCGTTCGGCCCCACCACCGCCGGACGCATGGACTCCTACGTCGAGCAGTTCCAGGCGGCCGGCGGCTCGTTCGTCATGCTCGCCAAGGGCAACCGCTCCCAGCAGGTCACCGACGCCTGCAAGACGCACGGCGGCTTCTACCTCGGCTCCATCGGCGGCCCCGCCGCGCGCCTCGCCCAGGACTGCATCAAGAAGGTCGAGGTCCTGGAGTACCCCGAGCTGGGCATGGAGGCCGTCTGGAAGATCGAGGTCGAGGACTTCCCCGCGTTCATCGTCGTGGACGACAAGGGCGACGACTTCTTCGCCGACTCCTCCGGCCCCGTCCTCACCATCGGCCGCCGCTGA